Proteins from a single region of Dictyostelium discoideum AX4 chromosome 5 chromosome, whole genome shotgun sequence:
- the ubc9 gene encoding hypothetical protein, producing the protein MAGISSARLSEERKNWRRDHPYGFFARPSTNTDGSLNLYVWNCGIPGKTKTNWEGGVYPLIMEFTEDYPSKPPKCRFPKDFFHPNVYPSGTVCLSILNEEADWKPSVTIKTVLLGIQDLLDNPNPKSPAQQLPIHLFLTNKEEYDKKVKAQSKVYPPPQ; encoded by the exons atggCAGGAATATCATCAGCTAGATTATCagaagaaagaaagaattgGAGAAGAGATCATCCATATGGTTTCTTTGCAAGACCATCAACAAACACAGATggatcattaaatttatatgttTGGAATTGTGGTATTCCTGGTAAAACAAAA ACAAATTGGGAAGGTGGTGTATATCCACTTATTATGGAATTTACTGAAGATTATCCAAGTAAACCACCTAAATGTAGATTCCCAAAAGATTTTTTCCACCCAAATGTTTACCCATCAGGTACTGTTTGTTTaagtattttaaatgaagaaGCAGATTGGAAACCATCCGTAACAATTAAAACA gtTTTATTAGGTATTCAAGATTTATTAGATAACCCAAATCCAAAAAGTCCTGCTCAACAACTTCCAATCCACTTATTTTT gACCAACAAGGAAGAATATGATAAAAAGGTCAAAGCACAATCAAAGGTATACCCACCACCACAATAA
- the cinC gene encoding elongation factor 2, producing MVNFTIDQIRSIMDRRENIRNMSVIAHVDHGKTTLTDSLIQRAGIIADKVSGNAGYMSCRPDEQLRGITIKSSSVSLHFEMPKDEKLPTGCSSHEFLINLIDSPGHVDFSSEVTAALRVTDGALVVIDCVEGVCVQTETVLRQAMAERIKPVLFVNKVDRFLLELQLNSEDAYLSFTRAIESVNVVIGSFGCTGENNEFGNGMMGDINLSPEKGTIAFGSGLHGWGFTIGKFAKLYASKFGVSEEKLMSRLWGDNYFDQESKKWKTSNVPSSDDGSGEAKPLQRAFCQFILDPIYKLTRAVIDEDQDRIDSMLKVLNISLSPEDAELKGKNLIKSIMRKFLPASDAILSMVVSHLPSPLEAQKYRVSHLYEGPMDDKCALAIANCDPNGPLMMYVSKMIPTSDKGRFYAFGRVFSGTIRTGQKVRIMGPDYVPGKKDDLYLKSIQRTVLMMGRKIELLDDCPCGNIIGLVGVDQFLVKSGTISTEETAHNIRVMKFSVSPVVRVAVQPKNPSELPKLIEGLKILAKADPCVLCITETSGEHIVAGAGELHLEICLKDLEEDHAGIEIITSDPVVSFCESVSEESKIMCLAKSPNKHNRIYMKSEPLSSDLTDDIDNGLVAFNQDVKSRANYLYDKHSWDKNDAVNIWSFGPEYKGPNVLVNKTKGVQYLHEIKDSMVSAFQWISNEGVLCGEKMRSIRFNVYDVMLHADAIHRGSGQFIPTTRRVMYASQLSAQPTLLEPMYLVDISTPESGISGIYSVLNRRRGVVIGEERRIGTPLFNIKAYLPVMESFGLTADLRSSTAGQAFPQCVFDHWSSIGIVGQDKRSTEVASSIRKRKGLNPKLPTLEEYNEKL from the exons atggtcaATTTTACAATAGATCAAATTCGTTCAATTATGGATCGTCGTGAAAATATCAGAAATATGTCTGTTATTGCTCA tgttgaTCATGGTAAAACTACTCTTACTGATTCATTAATTCAAAGAGCTGGTATTATTGCAGATAAGGTATCTGGTAATGCAGGATATATGTCATGTCGTCCAGATGAACAATTACGTGGTATTACCATAAAGTCATCATCTGTTTCACTTCACTTTGAAATGCCAAAAGATGAGAAATTACCAACTGGTTGTAGCTCACACGAATTCTTGATCAATCTTATTGATTCACCAGGTCATGTTGATTTTAGTTCTGAAGTAACAGCAGCACTTCGTGTTACCGATGGTGCATTGGTAGTTATCGATTGTGTTGAGGGTGTTTGTGTACAAACTGAAACTGTTTTACGTCAAGCAATGGCTGAACGTATTAAACCAGTTTTATTTGTAAACAAGGTTGATCGTTTTCTTTTGGAACTCCAATTAAACAGTGAAGATGCCTATTTATCATTTACAAGAGCCATTGAATCTGTAAATGTAGTAATTGGATCATTTGGTTGTACTGGTGAAAACAATGAATTTGGTAATGGTATGATGGGTGATATTAACCTCTCACCAGAGAAAGGTACAATTGCATTTGGTTCTGGCCTACATGGTTGGGGTTTTACAATTGGTAAATTCGCAAAACTTTACGCTTCAAAATTTGGTGTTTCTGAAGAGAAATTAATGTCACGTTTATGGGGTGATAATTACTTTGATCAAGAATCAAAGAAATGGAAAACTTCAAATGTACCTTCATCTGATGATGGTAGTGGTGAAGCAAAACCATTACAAAGAGCATTTTGTCAATTTATTTTGGatccaatttataaattgacTCGTGCAGTAATCGATGAAGATCAAGATAGAATCGATTCAATGTTGAAAGTACTCAACATTTCTCTCTCACCTGAAGATGCTGAATTGAAGGGTAAGAATTTGATCAAATCAATCATGAGAAAGTTCTTACCAGCTTCAGATGCCATTCTTTCAATGGTTGTCTCTCATTTACCATCACCATTGGAAGCACAGAAATATCGTGTTAGTCATCTTTATGAAGGTCCAATGGATGATAAATGTGCATTGGCTATTGCTAATTGTGATCCAAATGGTCCATTGATGATGTATGTATCTAAAATGATTCCAACCTCGGATAAAGGTCGTTTCTATGCATTTGGTCGTGTTTTCTCTGGTACCATCCGTACTGGTCAAAAGGTTCGTATCATGGGACCAGATTATGTACCAGGCAAAAAGGATGATCTATACCTTAAATCAATTCAACGTACCGTACTTATGATGGGTAGAAAGATTGAACTTCTCGATGATTGTCCATGTGGTAATATCATTGGTTTGGTTGGTGTAGACCAGTTCTTGGTTAAATCTGGTACGATTTCTACGGAAGAAACGGCTCATAATATAAGAGTTATGAAATTCTCGGTTTCTCCCGTAGTCCGGGTGGCTGTACAACCAAAGAATCCATCTGAACTACCAAAACTTATTGAAGGTCTTAAAATTTTAGCAAAAGCTGATCCATGTGTTTTATGTATCACCGAAACATCTGGTGAACATATTGTTGCTGGTGCAGGTGAACTTCACTTGGAAATTTGTCTTAAAGACCTTGAAGAAGATCATGCAGGCATTGAAATTATTACCTCTGATCCAGTGGTATCATTTTGTGAATCTGTTTCAGAGGAATCAAAAATCATGTGTCTTGCAAAATCACCAAATAAACACAATCGTATCTACATGAAATCTGAACCATTATCGTCAGACCTAActgatgatattgataatggtttGGTGGCTTTTAATCAAGATGTTAAAAGTCGTGCCAATTATCTCTATGATAAACATTCTTGGGATAAGAATGATGCAGTTAACATTTGGTCATTTGGTCCAGAATATAAGGGTCCAAATGTTTTAGTTAACAAAACCAAAGGTGTTCAATATCTTCATGAAATTAAAGACTCTATGGTTTCAGCATTCCAATGGATCTCAAATGAAGGTGTATTATGTGGTGAGAAAATGAGATCGATTCGTTTCAACGTTTATGATGTAATGCTTCATGCCGATGCAATTCATAGAGGTAGTGGTCAATTTATTCCAACAACTCGTCGTGTAATGTATGCCTCCCAACTATCAGCTCAACCAACACTTTTGGAACCAATGTATTTGGTTGATATTAGTACTCCTGAAAGTGGTATTAGTGGTATCTACTCTGTACTCAATCGTAGAAGAGGTGTTGTCATTGGTGAAGAACGTCGTATTGGTACTCCATTATTCAATATCAAAGCTTATCTTCCTGTAATGGAATCATTTGGTCTCACTGCTGATTTACGTTCAAGTACTGCTGGTCAAGCTTTCCCTCAATGTGTTTTTGATCATTGGAGTTCAATTGGTATCGTTGGTCAAGATAAAAGATCAACTGAAGTAGCTTCATCAATTAGAAAGAGAAAAGGTTTAAATCCAAAATTACCAACTCTTGAAgaatataatgaaaaactttaa
- a CDS encoding Zinc finger, N-recognin domain-containing protein translates to MSFFSNLFSKPEDKLTSFQVSKAPTFEEFKKTLKDNGVSDTTFEDLFEKMVLMTLTSFLEKYPSKETSKCQHIPTQPEWFYSCKTCCNESNYYCRNCFFDGEHIEKGHSISMTENSSGRVCDCGGEGIKPEAYCSKHIKSNEKVKQELLSKIPSFVKKDIHIFFRYSLQYLQYLSTTSATQPTISEENKEETILIGSWFIMIASISSSLVHMAAEETSGRVLDSLENGEFKLNEHKPLPYKIETHSMDGNSDIIQPFASKNSSLLSFVFGNSTALHSLLPLIIILYDNHKNFKLVVIEEFLKNYSNLFKNRDQVSTDISLKMSSLYLGNSLISKFCTDYSKYNYLELVLRAHKNYYVPLLLPFYQTSNPEDIKKDVMLQTDLENFPRLMKSANIVKYFVTDEEKMDLFFELAGSYHKFTTLEYIDPSISTCKFLLNTEHYLVNTIRNILTTIESEKDFIFDSETLKKKFLDSTIKSIAEKLVKNIKELKKREMTNRCGMMLEHKDFFVNFTYAEIPVHFPLFRILSAFLLLSGMDPMELLTTKYNLTQADITEMVTTILLFRFCYITYDIQSSTENITDISMLYDLHILQVGLCLLGTKKFLLTFFNALSSISHGNNSKVFVDNLSLLISVFQTRANLAPTKTQAFYHLYQGAMSGLFFKVHFRSFDMILPGFTENDICEKHIEEFTTPGETEKLLLDQTNWKYYDKYYPYFSLNYRDLISSNCSKKYKAYQESLGLPGNFNPLPPQLEELPSQLSGVYSALNDQYLFEMIFNVLVAPLHSTFVDYENSFELQSVIKRLFSSVPVPPINEFFYILTLTFKSFKEQFLPKLQDSEKLELQQSLQEYFKLDSENKFTFKFQSTIKENAITHLLQVYHVNLGESNGKVMLSLYDLLLKYNEIIKKDNLLYSEYTSNINYVFNILFEFDSEIFNQFKQQSNVVAAVVDVAASAAAVDNSTTENTTTTTSSLNVEDSLKDLNIKDDSTTTTTTTVDATATTTTNEETTKNCVICNGNEEVGRLFSMSYIDLSSVTFQNATRTVYQYSKDKENGYDPRYQTFLENFYFIDIKPGTSQYIPYKDDPAPLFACYLFQRCPSTYISSCGHNVHKKCLEKYNKTNPPPVNTLFNNTYKCPKSGCSRECDILIPLGKPDTSLDFKSSANELFSTMCYFDFLALMEKENKYSIDKYLWKFVLQNIETLELKSRKTKLYNESENDPEYHLMSEQEFQNEMLTTSRLFKVVMTADVEPEPLLPIYDQSTFFMDPFTSSSYSVYLEPKEQPIELLFKGLALYLFNVLLNHCFRNKVVPSESADNPTIVSKLIIEEFNKLFFDDSNKLKQLDQKVYLEFKNQIHPYLRKLLIFNNLYKPESLKSSTTFDISLDVLSDFNQCMKLLFNFDSIELLFSQLVTKDYLELTLNFFMKKRKLSSNISSFPQLLCTYPPPQQYDFLPDFFEMLPKYADSIKENTDVGNCSVCKKINKMVCLVCGVGICPSTTCKLGPIVHLYSCQSAPIGYYQHVPSPSLFVYITKHSIFTRSFSTSIYLDKNGKKPTDLSDCNLTLSKKELKKLFINWMNHSNSNFLIKNK, encoded by the exons ATGAGCTTTTttagtaatttattttcaaaacctGAAGA taaaTTAACATCTTTTCAAGTTTCAAAAGCACCAAcatttgaagaatttaaaaaaacattaaaagataatggAGTCTCTGATACAACATTTGAAGATTTGTTTGAAAAAATGGTATTAATGACATTGACGTCATTTTTAGAAAAGTACCCATCAAAAGAAACTTCAAAATGTCAACATa ttCCAACACAACCAGAATGGTTTTATTCATGTAAAACTTGTTGTAATGAATCAAACTATTATTGtagaaattgtttttttgatgGTGAACATATTGAAAAAGGAcattcaatttcaatgaCAGAAAATTCTAGTGGTAGAGTTTGTGATTGTGGTGGTGAAGGTATTAAACCTGAAGCATATTGTAGTAAACATATTAAATCCAATGAAAAGGTAAAGCAAGAGCTACTAAGTAAGATTCCAAGTTTCGTTAAAAAGGATATTCACATTTTCTTTAGATACTCACTTCAATATCTTCAATATTTGTCAACTACATCAGCAACTCAACCAACAATCTCTGAAGAGAACAAAGAGGAGACCATATTAATTGGAAGTTGGTTCATTATGATAGCATCAATTTCATCGTCATTGGTTCATATGGCTGCAGAAGAAACTTCAGGAAGAGTTTTAGATTCATTAGAGAatggtgaatttaaattgaatgaaCACAAACCATTACCTTACAAAATTGAAACTCATTCAATGGATGGTAACAGTGATATTATTCAACCATTTGCAAGTAAAAATTCAagtttattatcatttgtatTTGGTAATAGTACCGCATTGCATTCTCTATTGCCATTGATCATCATTTTATATGATAATCATAAGAATTTCAAATTGGTGGTAATTGAAGAGTTTCTTAAAAACTATTCAaacttatttaaaaatagagaTCAAGTTTCCACCGATATCTCTTTGAAAATGTCAAGTCTCTATTTGGGTAATAGTTTAATTTCAAAGTTTTGTACCGACtattcaaaatataattacTTGGAATTGGTATTACGTGCTCATAAGAATTACTATGTACCATTGTTATTACCATTCTATCAAACTTCAAATCCAGAGGATATCAAAAAGGATGTTATGTTACAAACTGATCTTGAAAATTTCCCAAGATTAATGAAATCCGCGAATATTGTAAAATACTTTGTAACCGATGAAGAGAAAATGGATTTATTCTTTGAATTGGCAGGTTCTTATCATAAATTTACAACCTTGGAATATATTGACCCATCAATTTCAACTTGTAAATTCCTTTTAAACACTGAACATTACCTTGTCAATACCATTAGAAATATTTTGACAACTATTGAATctgaaaaagattttatttttgattctGAAACTTTGAAAAAGAAGTTTTTagattcaacaattaaaagtaTCGCCGAGAAATTGGTAAAgaatattaaagaattaaaaaaaagagaaatgaCAAATCGTTGTGGTATGATGTTAGAACATAAGGACTTTTTCGTTAATTTCACCTATGCTGAAATTCCTGTACATTTCCCATTGTTCCGTATTTTATCAGCTTTCTTATTACTTAGTGGAATGGATCCAATGGAATTGTTGACAACAAAATATAATCTAACTCAAGCTGATATCACTGAAATGGTTACAACTATTCTTTTGTTTAGATTCTGTTATATCACCTATGATATTCAATCCTCCACTGAAAATATCACCGATATCTCCATGTTGTACGATTTACATATACTTCAAGTTGGTCTCTGTTTATTGGGTACAAAGAAATTCTTATTGACTTTCTTTAATGCTTTATCATCAATCAGTCATGGTAACAATTCAAAGGTATTCGTTGATAATCTTTCCTTGTTAATCTCTGTATTCCAAACTAGAGCAAATCTTGCACCAACTAAAACTCAAGCATTCTATCATTTGTACCAAGGTGCCATGTCTGGTTTATTCTTTAAAGTTCATTTCCGTTCATTCGATATGATTTTACCAGGTTTCACTGAAAATGATATTTGTGAAAAGCATATCGAAGAGTTTACAACACCAGGTGAAACAGAAAAGCTTTTACTCGATCAAACCAATTGGAAATATTATGATAAATATTATCCATACTTTTCTTTGAACTATCGTGATTTAATCTCTTCAAATTGTTCAAAGAAGTATAAAGCCTATCAAGAATCATTGGGTTTACCAGGCAACTTCAATCCATTACCACCACAACTTGAAGAATTACCATCACAATTATCTGGTGTTTATTCAGCATTAAATGATCAATACCTTTTCGAAATGATTTTCAATGTTTTGGTTGCACCATTGCACTCAACATTTGTTGATTATGAAAATTCCTTTGAATTACAATCTGTTATCAAACGTTTATTCTCTTCAGTTCCAGTTCCACCAatcaatgaatttttttatattttaacatTGACTTTCAAATCTTTTAAAGAACAATTCTTACCAAAATTACAAGATTCAGAGAAATTGGAATTACAACAATCACTTCAAGAATACTTTAAATTGGATTCTGAAAATAAATTCACTTTCAAATTccaatcaacaattaaagagAATGCAATCACTCATTTACTTCAAGTTTATCATGTTAACTTGGGTGAATCAAATGGTAAAGTTATGTTATCATTATATGatttacttttaaaatataatgaaatcattaaaaaagataatttactTTATTCTGAATATACTTCAAATATCAATTATGTTTTCAATattctttttgaatttgattctgaaatatttaatcaatttaaacaacaatcaaatgtagttgctgctgttgttgatgttgctGCTTCTGCTGCTGCTGTTGATAACTCTACTACAGAAaataccaccacaaccacttcatcattaaatgttgaagattcattaaaagatttaaatattaaagatgattcaacaacaacaacaacaactactgtTGATGCTActgccaccaccaccactaatGAAGAAACAACAAAGAATTGTGTAATttgtaatggtaatgaagaAGTTGGTAGATTATTTTCAATGTCatatattgatttatcatcAGTTACATTCCAAAATGCAACTAGAACTGTTTATCAATATTCAAAGGATAAAGAGAATGGTTATGATCCACGTTATCAAACTTTTCTTGAAAACTTTTActttattgatattaaaccAGGTACATCACAATACATTCCATATAAAGATGATCCAGCACCATTATTTGCATGTTATCTTTTCCAAAGGTGTCCATCCACTTATATCTCTAGTTGTGGTCATAATGTTCACAAGAAATGTTtagaaaaatataataaaaccaATCCACCACCAGTCAATACACTTTTCAACAATACCTATAAATGTCCAAAATCAGGTTGCTCAAGAGAATGTGACATTCTCATTCCATTAGGTAAACCAGATACTTCATTAGATTTTAAATCTTCAGCCAATGAATTATTCTCAACCATGTGTTATTTCGATTTCTTAGCTTTGatggaaaaagaaaacaaataCAGTATCGATAAGTATTTATGGAAATTTGTTTTACAAAATATTGAAACCTTGGAATTGAAATCAAGAAAAACCAAACTCTACAATGAATCTGAAAATGATCCAGAATACCATTTAATGAGTGAACAAGAATTCCAAAATGAAATGTTAACAACTTCACGTCTTTTCAAGGTAGTTATGACTGCAGATGTTGAACCAGAACCACTCTTACCAATTTACGACCAATCAACCTTCTTTATGGATCCATTCACAAGTAGTAGTTATTCAGTTTACTTGGAACCAAAAGAACAACCAATTGAATTGTTATTCAAAGGTTTAGCATTATACCTTTTCAATGTACTCCTTAATCATTGCTTTAGAAATAAAGTTGTTCCAAGTGAAAGTGCTGATAATCCAACCATCGTTTCAAAATTAATCattgaagaatttaataaactctTCTTtgatgattcaaataaattaaaacaattggaTCAAAAGGtttatttagaatttaaaaatcaaatccaTCCATACCTTAGAAaacttttgattttcaataatCTCTACAAACCAGAATCATTGAAATCTTCAACCACTTTTGATATTTCTTTGGATGTACTTTCAGACTTTAATCAATGTATGAAgttattgtttaatttcgATTCAATTGAACTTTTATTCTCACAATTGGTTACAAAGGATTATTTAGAGTTAACTTTGAACTTCTTtatgaaaaagagaaaactCAGTTCAAATATTTCAAGTTTCCCACAATTATTATGTACCTatccaccaccacaacaatatGACTTCCTTCCAGATTTCTTTGAAATGTTGCCAAAATATGCCGATTCTATCAAAGAGAATACTGATGTTGGTAATTGTTCAGTTTGTAAAAAGATTAACAAAATGGTTTGTTTAGTTTGTGGTGTTGGTATTTGCCCAAGCACAACTTGTAAACTTGGTCCAATCGTCCATTTATATTCTTGTCAATCCGCTCCAATAGGTTACTATCAACATGTTCCTTCTCCAAGTCTTTTTGTTTACATAACAAAACATAGTATTTTCACAAGATCATTCTCAACCTCCATTTACTTAgataaaaatggtaaaaaacCAACAGATCTCTCTGATTGCAATTTAACTCTTTCAAAgaaagaattgaaaaaactCTTTATTAATTGGATGAATCATTCAAactctaattttttaattaaaaataaataa
- the gerB gene encoding germination protein p109, whose amino-acid sequence MNIRNSLILIISTILFFSIINGSLSLDPTCVGAPDGQVYLFSSWDFKGDRYVYNVSQGYLSLSDGFRGNVQSFISGADVCFVKWYPIEQYQITAGESHRNYAALTNFGQRMDAIIPGNCSNIVCSPK is encoded by the coding sequence atgaatattagAAATTCCTTAATCTTAATTatttcaacaattttatttttttcaattattaatggtAGTTTATCATTAGATCCAACATGTGTTGGTGCACCAGATGGTCAAGTTTACTTATTTAGTAGTTGGGATTTCAAAGGTGATCGTTATGTTTACAATGTCTCTCAAGGTTATCTCTCATTATCTGATGGTTTCCGTGGTAATGTTCAATCTTTTATTAGTGGTGCTGATGTGTGTTTTGTAAAATGGTATCCAATAGAACAATATCAAATCACTGCTGGTGAATCACATAGAAATTATGCTGCTCTCACTAATTTCGGTCAAAGAATGGATGCTATAATTCCTGGTAATTGTTCAAACATTGTTTGCTCtccaaaataa
- the tubA gene encoding alpha tubulin yields the protein MGREIISIHIGQAGVQVGNSCWELYCLEHGIERDGSIPADRKQSSDVNNLNKDLGTFFSESTNGKKVVPRAIFLDLEPTVIDEIRTGDYKNLFHPEQLITGKEDAANNYARGHYTVGKELIDVCVDRIRRLADQCDGLQGFLVFHSVGGGTGSGFGSLLLQKLALDYGGKKSKLDFCVYPSPQVSTSVVEPYNSVLSTHSLLEHTDVSFMLDNEAIYNICKNSLDIEKPTYTNLNRLIAQVISSLTSSLRFPGQLNLDINDIQTNLVPFPRLHFVLCSYAPVISREKAHHETITVDNITSAVFSEKNIMAKCQPNLGKYMACCLMYRGDIVPKEAQKAVQNIRSEKSRNVSFVDWSPTGFKCGINNQAPVSTKDSEMAEVKKSVCMLSNTTAISQVFSRINHKFDLMFVKRAFVHWYVGEGMEEGEFAEARDDLLALEKDYESVSASTEGEEQEEEY from the exons atgggtcgtgaaattatttcaattcatATTGGTCAAGCAGGTGTCCAAGTAGGTAATTCATGTTGGGAACTTTACTGTTTAGAACATGGTATCGAACGTGATGGTTCAATTCCAGCTGATCGTAAACAATCAAGTGACgtcaacaacctcaacaaagATTTAGGTACATTCTTTAGCGAATCAACCAATGGTAAGAAAGTTGTCCCAAGAGCCATCTTTTTAGATTTGGAACCAACCgtaattgatgaaattagaACTGGTGATTACAAGAATCTCTTCCATCCAGAACAACTCATTACCGGTAAAGAAGATGCTGCCAACAATTATGCTCGTGGTCACTACACCGTTGGTAAAGAATTAATCGATGTTTGCGTCGATCGTATCAGACGTTTAGCCGATCAATGTGATGGTCTCCAAGGTTTCCTCGTCTTCCAcagtgttggtggtggtacaGGTTCTGGTTTCGGTTCTTTATTACTCCAAAAATTAGCTCTCGACTATGGTggtaaaaaatcaaaactcGATTTCTGTGTTTACCCATCACCACAAGTTTCAACCTCTGTCGTTGAACCATACAATTCTGTACTTTCAACTCATTCTTTATTAGAACATACTGATGTTAGTTTTA tgttGGATAATGAAgcaatttataatatttgtaaGAATTCATTAGATATTGAAAAACCAACTTATACCAATTTGAATCGTTTAATTGCTCAAGTTATTAGTTCATTAACTTCATCACTCCGTTTCCCAGGTCAATTAAATCTTGATATCAATGATATTCAAACCAATTTAGTTCCATTCCCACGTCTTCACTTTGTACTCTGCTCATATGCACCAGTTATCTCACGTGAAAAAGCTCACCACGAAACCATCACTGTCGATAACATCACCAGTGCCGTCTTCTCTGAAAAGAACATTATGGCCAAATGTCAACCAAATCTTGGTAAATATATGGCCTGTTGTTTAATGTACAGAGGTGATATCGTACCAAAAGAAGCCCAAAAAGCCGTTCAAAACATTCGTTCAGAGAAATCAAGAAACGTTTCCTTTGTCGATTGGTCCCCAACTGGTTTCAAATGTGGTATCAATAATCAAGCTCCAGTTTCAACCAAAGATAGTGAAATGGCTGAAGTCAAGAAGAGCGTTTGTATGTTATCAAACACCACCGCCATCTCTCAAGTCTTCTCAAGAATCAACCACAAATTCGATCTCATGTTTGTCAAGAGAGCTTTCGTCCATTGGTACGTTGGTGAAGGTATGGAGGAAGGTGAGTTTGCTGAAGCTCGTGACGATTTACTTGCTCTCGAAAAAGATTATGAATCTGTTTCTGCCTCAACTGAAGGtgaagaacaagaagaagaatatTAA
- the gcvH3 gene encoding glycine cleavage system H-protein, which produces MISNFLKSNNIKNNSPFRSFCTRYSESHEWIKFNHRNKTCTLGITKYASDQLKSIVNINLPDLNSTITRKQPFGNIESTKTVADLFSDVDGKAVLLNSDVIVDPTIVSHSPEDKGWLIKMESNDFESFNKMMTKSEYGQFLKDINKSNV; this is translated from the exons atgataagtaattttttaaaatcaaataatattaaaaacaattctCCCTTTAGATCATTTTGTACTCGTTATAGTGAATCTCACGAATGGATTAAATTTAACCATAGAAATAAAACTTGTACTTTAGGAATAACTAAATATGCTTCggatcaattaaaatcaattgt aaatattaatttaccagatttaaattcaacgATTACAAGAAAACAACCATTTGGAAATATTGAAAGTACAAAAACTGTTGCTGATCTTTTTTCAGATGTCGATGGAAAAGCAGTTTTATTGAACTCAGATGTCATTGTAGATCCAACAATAGTTAGCCATAGTCCAGAGGACAAAGGGTGGTTAATTAAAATGGAAAGTAATGActttgaatcatttaataaaatgatgACAAAAAGTGAATATGGTCAATTcttaaaagatattaataaatcaaatgtttaa
- the gcvH4 gene encoding glycine cleavage system H-protein, whose product MNKIISNKIINNNIIFRNNFNNLFFIRNFINNKNNNNNNNNNNNNNNNNNNRNKKLKYSPNHQWIKISENKDFATIGITNYVSDIVNNEFNKILKIKLPKINDKIRLNQPFLSIWTKEEENIQFKSPLSGIVSKVNNKFNNQQTTTISTKTTTTTTKIKPKLPLKSNSLFFNNDQDSWTIELKINEPFQTNHLMTEEEYAHYCENTDYK is encoded by the coding sequence atgaacaaaataatatcaaataaaataataaataataatataatatttaggaataactttaataatttattctttattagaaattttattaataataaaaacaataataataataataataataataataacaataataataataataataatagaaataaaaagttaaaatattCACCAAATCACCAATGGATTAAAATTTcagaaaataaagattttgcAACAATTGGTATTACTAATTATGTATCagatattgtaaataatgaatttaataaaatcttaaaaattaaattaccaaaaataaatgataaaataagGTTAAATCAACCATTTCTATCTATATGgacaaaagaagaagaaaatattcaatttaaatcaccattaTCTGGTATAGTTTcaaaagttaataataaatttaataatcaacaaactacaacaatttcaacgaaaacaacaacaacaacaacaaagattaaaccaaaattaccattaaaatcaaattcattattttttaataatgaccAAGATTCATGgacaattgaattaaaaattaatgaaccATTTCAAACCAATCATTTAATGACTGAAGAAGAGTATGCTCACTATTGTGAAAATACtgattataaataa